A DNA window from Hevea brasiliensis isolate MT/VB/25A 57/8 chromosome 2, ASM3005281v1, whole genome shotgun sequence contains the following coding sequences:
- the LOC110635846 gene encoding ras-related protein RABD2a isoform X2: MTPEYDYLFKLLLIGDSGVGKSCLLLRFADDSYIESYISTIGVDFWDTAGQERFRTITSSYYRGAHGIIVVYDVTDQESFNNVKQWLNEIDRYASDNVNKLLVGNKCDLTANKVVSYETAKAFADEIGIPFLETSAKDSTNVEQAFMAMAAAIKDRMASQPATNNARPPTVQIRGQPFAQKSGCCSS, from the exons ATGACTCCAGAGTA TGATTACCTTTTCAAGCTTCTTCTGATTGGAGATTCTGGTGTTGGCAAATCCTGTCTTCTTCTGAGATTTGCT GATGATTCATATATAGAGAGTTACATAAGCACTATTGGGGTTGATTTT TGGGATACTGCTGGGCAAGAACGATTTAGGACGATTACCAGTAGCTACTACAGAGGGGCACATGGTATCATA GTTGTTTATGATGTGACAGACCAAGAGAGCTTCAATAATGTCAAGCAGTGGCTAAATGAAATTGATCGATATGCTAGTGATAATGTCAACAAACTTCTGGTTGGAAACAAGTGTGATCTTACTGCAAATAAAGTTGTGTCCTATGAAACAGCAAAG GCATTTGCAGATGAGATTGGTATTCCTTTCCTGGAAACCAGTGCAAAAGATTCTACTAATGTGGAACAGGCTTTCATGGCCATGGCTGCTGCTATAAAGGATAG AATGGCAAGTCAGCCAGCTACGAACAATGCAAGACCTCCCACAGTGCAGATCCGTGGACAGCCTTTTGCACAGAAGAGTGGCTGCTGCTCGTCTTAG
- the LOC110635846 gene encoding ras-related protein RABD2a isoform X1, whose protein sequence is MTPEYDYLFKLLLIGDSGVGKSCLLLRFADDSYIESYISTIGVDFKIRTVEQDGKTIKLQIWDTAGQERFRTITSSYYRGAHGIIVVYDVTDQESFNNVKQWLNEIDRYASDNVNKLLVGNKCDLTANKVVSYETAKAFADEIGIPFLETSAKDSTNVEQAFMAMAAAIKDRMASQPATNNARPPTVQIRGQPFAQKSGCCSS, encoded by the exons ATGACTCCAGAGTA TGATTACCTTTTCAAGCTTCTTCTGATTGGAGATTCTGGTGTTGGCAAATCCTGTCTTCTTCTGAGATTTGCT GATGATTCATATATAGAGAGTTACATAAGCACTATTGGGGTTGATTTT aAAATACGTACAGTGGAGCAAGATGGGAAGACCATAAAACTCCAAATT TGGGATACTGCTGGGCAAGAACGATTTAGGACGATTACCAGTAGCTACTACAGAGGGGCACATGGTATCATA GTTGTTTATGATGTGACAGACCAAGAGAGCTTCAATAATGTCAAGCAGTGGCTAAATGAAATTGATCGATATGCTAGTGATAATGTCAACAAACTTCTGGTTGGAAACAAGTGTGATCTTACTGCAAATAAAGTTGTGTCCTATGAAACAGCAAAG GCATTTGCAGATGAGATTGGTATTCCTTTCCTGGAAACCAGTGCAAAAGATTCTACTAATGTGGAACAGGCTTTCATGGCCATGGCTGCTGCTATAAAGGATAG AATGGCAAGTCAGCCAGCTACGAACAATGCAAGACCTCCCACAGTGCAGATCCGTGGACAGCCTTTTGCACAGAAGAGTGGCTGCTGCTCGTCTTAG
- the LOC110635850 gene encoding protein mago nashi homolog isoform X2 encodes MAMAAEDDEFYLRYYVGHKGKFGHEFLEFEFRPDGKLRYANNSNYKNDTMIRKEVFLTPAVLKECRRIISESEIMKEDDANWPEPDRVGRQELEIVMGNEHISFTTSKIGSLVDVQSSKDPEGLRIFYYLVQDLKCFVFSLISLHFKIKPI; translated from the exons ATGGCAATGGCTGCAGAAGATGATGAGTTCTACCTTCGATACTACGTGGGACACAAGGGAAAATTCGGCCACGAGTTCCTTGAGTTCGAGTTCAGACCAGATGGTAAGCTTCGATACGCCAATAACTCCAATTACAAGAACGACACCATGATCCGCAAAGAGGTCTTCCTCACCCCTGCCGTCCTTAAGGAGTGCCGCCGTATCATCTCCGAGAGCGAg ATCATGAAGGAAGATGATGCCAACTGGCCAGAACCGGACAGGGTTGGGCGACAAGAGCTTGAAATTGTGATGGGAAACGAGCATATCTCCTTCACTACCTCAAAAATTGGGTCTCTTGTTGATGTCCAGAGTAGTAAGGATCCTGAAGGACTTCGTATCTTCTATTACCTTGTTCAG GACTTGAAGTGCTTTGTCTTCTCTCTCATCTCACTACATTTCAAGATTAAGCCTATTTAA
- the LOC110635847 gene encoding uncharacterized protein LOC110635847 isoform X1, whose translation MEPIEIGSRDEHLYDCYTLSHIEAVPSPSEGQTSQIQRKIKWVTLNPYGEVLQHVGSNRIKEHKDGNVSLPQNHMDDVVTSHILSDFESFDFELSDLLEEDVMGIEPGLVFFEDGSYSRGPVNIQVVDVDDSKKHIQPLKLTGSWKVFEVNATPVFGDEMVSGDSISAPYVYFCTETLKKRSLPENPIYFGEEEIIDM comes from the exons ATGGAACCCATTGAAATCGGAAGCAGGGACGAACATTTATATGACTGCTACACTCTTTCTCACATCGAAGCAGTGCCATCCCCATCTGAAGGACAGACATCGCAGATCCAAAGGAAGATAAAATGGGTGACTTTAAATCCTTATGGTGAAGTGCTGCAGCATGTTGGCAGTAATAGAATTAAAGAACACAAAGATGGGAATGTATCTTTACCCCAAAACCACATGGATGATGTTGTTACAAGTCATATTTTGTCTGATTTCGAGTCTTTTGACTTTGAACTAAGTGATTTACTGGAAGAAGATGTCATGGGTATTGAGCCGGGTCTTGTTTTCTTTGAG GATGGATCGTATTCTAGGGGTCCAGTCAATATTCAGGTTGTTGATGTTGATGATTCCAA GAAACATATCCAGCCTTTGAAGCTGACGGGGTCGTGGAAAGTTTTTGAGGTGAATGCTACTCCAGTATTTGGAGATGAGATGGTAAGTGGGGACAGCATCAGTGCCCCATACGTGTACTTTTGTACAGAAACCTTGAAAAAGAGGAGCTTGCCTGAAAATCCAATCTACTTTGGGGAGGAGGAGATAATAGACATGTAG
- the LOC110635847 gene encoding uncharacterized protein LOC110635847 isoform X2 translates to MEPIEIGSRDEHLYDCYTLSHIEAVPSPSEGQTSQIQRKIKWVTLNPYGEVLQHVGSNRIKEHKDGNVSLPQNHMDDVVTSHILSDFESFDFELSDLLEEDVMGIEPGLVFFEDGSYSRGPVNIQVVDVDDSKLQEETFFRITCSFPRKLWRKLLNCLGGFRLAQVLVPVRPIDWVVTQIMRVAVYEER, encoded by the exons ATGGAACCCATTGAAATCGGAAGCAGGGACGAACATTTATATGACTGCTACACTCTTTCTCACATCGAAGCAGTGCCATCCCCATCTGAAGGACAGACATCGCAGATCCAAAGGAAGATAAAATGGGTGACTTTAAATCCTTATGGTGAAGTGCTGCAGCATGTTGGCAGTAATAGAATTAAAGAACACAAAGATGGGAATGTATCTTTACCCCAAAACCACATGGATGATGTTGTTACAAGTCATATTTTGTCTGATTTCGAGTCTTTTGACTTTGAACTAAGTGATTTACTGGAAGAAGATGTCATGGGTATTGAGCCGGGTCTTGTTTTCTTTGAG GATGGATCGTATTCTAGGGGTCCAGTCAATATTCAGGTTGTTGATGTTGATGATTCCAA gctacaagaggagacctttttcagaataacctgttcctTTCCTCGCAAGTTATGGAGAAAattacttaact gtctcggaggctttaggctagcccaggtcctagtaccggtccggcccatagattgggtcgtgacacaGATAATGAGAGTTGCTGTTTACGAAGAACGGTGA
- the LOC110635848 gene encoding LOW QUALITY PROTEIN: protein mago nashi homolog (The sequence of the model RefSeq protein was modified relative to this genomic sequence to represent the inferred CDS: inserted 3 bases in 2 codons) gives MAMAAKDDEFYLRYYVGHKGKFGHEFLEFEFRPDGKXRYANNSNYKNDTMIRKXAVLKECCRIISESEFFFIMKEDDANWPEPDRVGRQELEIVMGNEHISFTTSKIGSLVDVQSSKDPEGLRIFYYLVQDLKCFVFSLISLHFKIKPI, from the exons ATGGCAATGGCTGCAAAAGATGATGAGTTCTACCTTCGATACTACGTGGGACACAAGGGGAAATTCGGCCACGAGTTCCTTGAGTTCGAGTTCAGACCAGATGGTA CTCGATACGCCAACAACTCCAATTACAAGAACGACACCATGATCCGCAA TGCCGTCCTTAAGGAGTGCTGCCGTATCATCTCCGAGAGCGAgtttttcttt ATCATGAAGGAAGATGATGCCAACTGGCCAGAACCGGACAGGGTTGGGCGACAAGAGCTTGAAATTGTGATGGGAAACGAGCATATCTCCTTCACTACCTCAAAAATTGGGTCTCTTGTTGATGTCCAGAGTAGTAAGGATCCTGAAGGACTTCGTATCTTCTATTACCTTGTTCAG GACTTGAAGTGCTTTGTCTTCTCTCTCATCTCACTACATTTCAAGATTAAGCCTATTTAA
- the LOC110635849 gene encoding mavicyanin-like: MTMALALATAFLIILLATPAAYATQYVVGDSAGWTNFGVDYSTWASGKTFSVGDTLVFNYDGSTHKVAEVSQSDYNSCSASNALKTYSDGSTTIPLSKAGSMYFICPTAGHCSSGMQLSINVATPSGSTTPAPPSGSTTPSSGTPPTTGTASPPPPANNGAATTFCNIKQSETFHSLGSQSYMHAIKDIP, from the exons ATGACAATGGCGTTGGCATTGGCAACTGCTTTCCTAATAATTCTGCTGGCTACTCCAGCAGCCTACGCTACACAGTACGTGGTGGGTGACAGCGCAGGATGGACCAATTTCGGAGTAGATTACAGCACTTGGGCCTCTGGTAAAACATTCTCTGTTGGCGACACTCTTG taTTCAACTATGATGGTTCCACCCACAAAGTAGCTGAAGTATCCCAAAGCGACTACAACAGCTGCAGCGCCAGCAATGCCCTCAAAACCTACAGCGACGGAAGCACAACAATTCCCCTTTCCAAGGCTGGTTCTATGTATTTCATCTGTCCTACTGCTGGTCACTGTAGCAGTGGCATGCAGTTATCTATCAATGTTGCCACTCCATCTGGCTCCACCACCCCTGCTCCTCCATCTGGCTCCACTACACCCTCATCTGGCACCCCACCCACCACCGGCACCGCATCACCTCCACCGCCGGCTAATAATGGAGCAGCTACCACTTTCTGTAACAT AAAGCAATCGGAAACATTCCATTCTTTGGGCTCGCAAAGCTACATGCATGCCATCAAAGACATTCCCTGA
- the LOC110635850 gene encoding protein mago nashi homolog isoform X1, producing the protein MAMAAEDDEFYLRYYVGHKGKFGHEFLEFEFRPDGKLRYANNSNYKNDTMIRKEVFLTPAVLKECRRIISESEIMKEDDANWPEPDRVGRQELEIVMGNEHISFTTSKIGSLVDVQSSKDPEGLRIFYYLVQVSYFLYSAFLCVFPFGLYCLYWLVVDINFACAIL; encoded by the exons ATGGCAATGGCTGCAGAAGATGATGAGTTCTACCTTCGATACTACGTGGGACACAAGGGAAAATTCGGCCACGAGTTCCTTGAGTTCGAGTTCAGACCAGATGGTAAGCTTCGATACGCCAATAACTCCAATTACAAGAACGACACCATGATCCGCAAAGAGGTCTTCCTCACCCCTGCCGTCCTTAAGGAGTGCCGCCGTATCATCTCCGAGAGCGAg ATCATGAAGGAAGATGATGCCAACTGGCCAGAACCGGACAGGGTTGGGCGACAAGAGCTTGAAATTGTGATGGGAAACGAGCATATCTCCTTCACTACCTCAAAAATTGGGTCTCTTGTTGATGTCCAGAGTAGTAAGGATCCTGAAGGACTTCGTATCTTCTATTACCTTGTTCAGGTCAGCTACTTTCTATACTCCGCCTTTCTTTGTGTTTTTCCTTTTGGTTTATATTGCTTATATTGGTTAGTGGTGGACATAAATTTTGCTTGCGCTATTCTTTAG